The genomic window ATAAAACATAGATCGGCACGAGCTTTGGGGGATGAGGAGAAAATATAGAGAGAAGGGATCGGCATAGCCGGTCTCTTTTTATTGACGAAAAAAGCGGAACTCGATATGAGCTCCGCTTTTCTTATTTCTGATGTTCTTTAATGACGCGCAACGTTTGTAACGTGTCGTCTTCTGGACCTTGGACAGGCAAGCCGACTTCTATATTTTTGCGAATGTAGTTTAAATTTTCTTCCGTAATAATTTCACCCGGAATGAAAATTGGAATGCCAGGTGGATATACCATGACAAACTCGGCGATAATGCGCCCTGCTGATTCGTCAAACGGCACGACTTCCGTTTCGGAATAAAACGCATCGCGCGGAGTAAGCGCCAGGACAGGAATGTCTGGTAAAAGCACTTTCGGTTTTTTTCCGACTTTGGCTTGATGGCGAAATTCGTTTGATAAACGACGAAGCGCTTCGACTAATACGCTCGTCTCCCGTTCTGTATCGCCCGGTGTAATAATACATAAAATGTTGTATAAGTCGGACAACTCGACTTCAATGTTGTAATGTTCACGAAGCCATTTTTCGACTTCATAGCCCGTCAATCCGAGCTCTTTGACCGAAATGATGAGCTTCGTTGGGTCGTAGTCAAACGTTGCCTTTGCGCCGATAATTTCTTTTCCGACGCAATATAAATAGTCGATGTCGTTAATTTGCTTGCGCGTTTCATTCGCGAGGCGAATCGCTTGTTCCGCTAGCTCATGTCCTTCTGTCGCAAGCCGTTTGCGCGCCACATCAAGCGAAGCAAGCAACAAGTAAGACGTCGATGTCGTCGTTAACATGCTTAAAATGGCTTGCACTCGTTTTGGCGACACAAGCCCTTCTTTCACGTTTAAAATCGAACTTTGCGTCATGGAACCGCCAAGTTTATGCACGCTCGTCGCCGACATATCCGCTCCTGCTTGCATCGCTGAAAGCGGCAAATCTTCATGAAAGTGAATGTGCACACCATGCGCCTCATCGACAAGGACAGGGACGTTGTATGCGTGCGCAATGTCAACAATTCGTTTTAAGTCGCCTGCAATGCCGAAATACGTCGGGTTAATGACGAGCACCCCTTTGGCATCTGGATGTTGCTTTAACGCCGCTTCTACTGCTTCTGGTGTAATGCCGTGTGAAATGCCAAGCTCTTTATCAATTTCAGGATGAACGAAAATCGGTGTCGCTCCCGAAAAGACGATTGCTGACATGACTGATTTATGCACGTTTCGTGGGACGATAATTTTATCGCCAGGGCCTGCGACAGACATGACCATCGTCATAATGGCGCCGCTCGTCCCTTGCACGGAGAAAAACGTATAGTCCGCCCCGAACGCTTCCGCCGCTAACTGTTGGGCGCGTTTAATCATTCCTTTTGGCTGATGTAAATCATCAAGCGGACCGATATTAATCAAATCCATCGCTAACGCATTTTCTCCAATAAAGGAGCGAAACTGCTCGTCCATTCCTGCTCCTTTTTTATGACCAGGAATATGAAATTGAATCGGATTTTTCTTTATATGCTCTAACAGTCCGGTAAATAACGGTGTTTCATACTGTGACAATTTCGCTGTACACCTCTTTAACTTGGATTTACATAAAACAAAGTGAATTATAGCACTTCTTTATACGTTTGGAAAGATGATTTTTTTCAAAAGAAATATGAGTGATATGCTTCATATGTATGAATATAACCACTTTGCACACAAGATATAAAATTTAAATTTTGGTTAATAAACTAAAATATTCTATTAAACTATTGAAAAAAAAAAAAAAAAACTATTATAATGAAAATGTACCAAAATTTTAAAGAGGAGGTAATTTAGTTTGAAGAAAAAATTAGTTTTAATGGGTTTATCAGTAGGTTTGGTAGCGTTTGGTGGAGCGGTGCAAGCAGGAACTAGTTGGTCAGAATATAATACAACCGTTCCGAAATTTAATGGAAGTGGATATACGGGTTATCAGACAAAAGAATCTTCTGGAACTTATGGTGAATTATATTCATCTATAGTTGGTGGCGCATATACCGTTGATGCCAGAATGCAGGCAACTTCAGGAACAGGTTCATGGGTCAGAAGTATTACTGATAATGATTACCGTAATCTTCCAAACTCTGTTCCTAAAGGATTGAATGCGCGAGTTGAATTTAGCAATGATCTTACCACACCGGTAGATGTTCAAGTATCTGGAAGATGGAGAAGCAATTAAAAAATAAAGATCGTGATAGTTGGGCTTTAGCCTTTAACTATCACGACTATTTTTCATAACAATGAGGTGAATAACATGTTGCGTAACCAACTAGTCGTGGAGTTAAAAAGAGCTTTAACGAAAAAAAATATATTACTTTGGCTCAGCATCATTATTTTTTTGCCAGTTAGTCGGTTTTATATGATAAGTAAAGGATATCAGTTTTTCGAGCCAGTGGAAGTATTTCAAGAAACGATATCAGGGATTATCCCATTACTTTTTCCTGCCATTGTAATCATAGTATATTTGCCCTCTTTTTTACAAGAGAAGAGAAACAAGTTTATTCCATATACTCGTCCGAGAATTCCACTACACATTTATGTAACTAGCAAAGGATTCGTAAATGCTTTTTTTACTGGGCTTGTTACGTTTTTGCTTGTCTTTATTCCATTTGTTTTTATCGTTTATGTTGAGAAACATCTAGGAATCATTCATTATAGTTCTCCTGCTGAAAATGTACGTATCCCTGCGGTCACTTTTTCGCAGCTTTTGCGGTATGGAGATTTCGCTTACGGTTTTATTTACTCGTTATGGGTGGCGATAAACGGTGTCGTTTATAGCACGATTGCCTTTATTTTGCTCTTAAATGTAAGCAACCCGTTTATTGCTTTATCGGCTCCATTTCTTTTTTATCATATTTTGAACTTTGTTACGGGACTATTTCATGTAGCCATGTTCTCGCCACTTAGTACAATTTTTCCTTTTAATATTGAAGAACAACCTTTATGGACTGTATTTGTTCCGTTCTCATTTTTAATCGCTTTTTTAGTTTTTACGTTTTTACTCACACTGAAAAACGATGAGGAAGAATGGATGATATAGATGATGAAAAGTTGGTCGTCTTTTATACGTGAAAGTATCAAACAGATGATTAGCATCAAGTGGATCGTTGTAGGAATAGTTTTTTACTTTTATGGTGTGAGGCTAAAAAAAGAGATTGTTCAAACTGCTTATGAACAAAAAGTAGATTTTAACAATTGGGATATCACTTTGCGTTTACTAAGCGATGCATATCTCGTTGTTTATTTTATTATTCCAGTTGTTTTATTTTTTTTAATTAGATCTATTTTTACAGATTTTGATTATCAAGTATTCATTCGTTTAGGATCATTTAAAAAATGGGTGTATCATTCTTTGAATAATTTTTGGATAAACGTTTTTCCTTTACCATTTTTGTGGTTTTTTATGTCTTTATTTATGGCAATTGGATTTCCTCACTCGTGGAATTGGAGCGAGCTAAGTAAAACAGCGCATGTTACGAATACGCTTGAAGAACTTGTGCATTTTTTTAGTTATCCAGCATTCGCTTTTTTCGCACAGTTTGTTTTGCTATTGTTCACTTTTTCATTGCTACATATCGTTTTTGCGATTATATATGTGCTGATTAAAAATAAAGGTGTTCTCATTTTTATGAATGTATTGTTTTTCCTTTTTAATATTGTAGGATTTAAGTTATTCCCGACCGAGTTTGCTTTTTTATTGCCTGTGACTTTTTTTTCGATTACCAATGCATTACATGCTTTTCGTTCTTTAGAATTAGTTTATATTGTCGTGATCGTTGTTTTTGTTTTTTGTATATGCTTTTTGCCATTTTTAGACTTGAATAAAAGACCTTACATACAAGCGATGAAATCGTATATGCCTATTGTTTTTTATTTTTCTCTTTGTATAGTGGGGATCGTCGCAACGGCTCAATCGTTAGTTCACTCTTCGGATATAACTATTTTTGATGTTTTCGTTATGTCGTTTGTTGGAGTGAGTGCCGAACGTTTTGCGTATATGCCTTTTTTCTTTTATGCGATCGTATTTTTTGGATTTACTTATTTAGTACAACTGCTTTTTTTAAGTAATGAATTGGAACGACTAAGTTATTATAAAATGATTCGTTTTAGAAGTTTAAATAAATGGTTTTGGAGTTGGATGAAGAAGCTCATTGCCATAACAATTTTCTTTTTAATGATATTGTTTGTTCTTTCACTTGCAGTCGCTGTTTGTTTTCGAGCAAATGTCGATGGATATGTGACATTGCTTTCAAAGCCGTTACATGAGATGATTTACCATTTTTTTATGAACGGTTTTTTACAAATCATGTTTTATATAAGTCTAATCTTTATTGTTTCTTGGATAAGCAAGGAATCTATATATGGTGTTGTGCTCATTAGCATATGTATGCTTGTTATGCTACCTCATATAAATGTAAACGGGATCATACCGATCGGTTTAAATAGTATGGCTTACTTGGCAGATTATTCTCCATATTATTTAACAACGATTTTATTGATAATGAATGTTATATCGTTTCTTGTTATTCATCGCTTGCTCAAACAAAGCTTAAAAATATAAGCACATGAACAATAGGTGGTGTAAAAAATGGATATTATTTCTTTAAAAAATGTAAGTAAATCGTATAAAGGATTAACACTTTTTCAACATGTGAATTTAAATGTAGAAAAAGGAAAAATATATGGCATTGTAGGACCAAACGGTTCTGGTAAATCCGTTTTATTTAAAATGATATGTGGATTTGTATTCCCAGATGAAGGAACAATCATTGTGAATGGAGTAGAGATTGGAAGAAGCAAACGATTCCCTGAAAATATTGGGATTATTATAGATCGCCCCGGTTATATACCTAATAAAACAGGGTTTCAAAATTTAAAAGAATTAGCCATGATTAGAGGAAAAATTAGCGATAATAAAATTTTTGAAACGATGGAAATGGTCGGGCTTCAACCGACGGCGAAACAAAAAGTAAAACACTATTCTCTAGGGATGAAGCAGAAATTAGCTATTGCTCAAGCAATTATGGAGGATCAGCAAATACTTATATTGGATGAACCATTTAATGCGCTAGATGCAGAAAGTGTAAATAACATCCGTAGGTTATTGTTAGCCTTTAAAAATGAAGGACGCACAATTTTACTAACAAGTCATAACCAAGAAGACATTGATATTTTGTGTGACTATGTTTTTCGTATCAATAATTATAAACTAGAACCGATTGTTTCTGTTAAAAGTTGAAAGTCGTCCCCTCGCGATGAAGTGAGGGGAATTTTGTTGTTTATTCAATCAAAAAGAGGAAAATAGATATACGGAAGAGAAACATATTATAATTGTGATTAGGGGAGGAATAAAGGATGAACTGGAACACGAGAGTAACCGAGCTGTTAGGCATCCGTTATCCGATTATTCAAGGTGGATTGGCGTATTTGGCGTATGCGGATTTAGCGGCGGCGGTATCGAATGCCGGGGGGCTAGGGCAAATTACAGCGATGTCGCTCGAGACGCCAGATGAGTTGCGAGAAGAAATTAAAAAAGTGCGCGAAAAAACGGACAAACCGTTTGGAGTCAATTTTGCGATCGGACAACATGGACGCCCGTTTGCGCACATGCTTGATGTGGCGATTGAAGAAAAGGTGCCGGTCATTTCGATGACGGGCGGAAATCCTGCGCCTATTTTTGAACAGTTAAAAGGAGTATCCGTGAAAAAGCTTGTGCTCGTGGCGGCAGTACGCCAAGCAGTGAAAGCGGAGGAGCTTGGAGCGGATGCGGTTATGGTTGTCGGTCAAGAAGGGGGCGGCCATCTCGGCAAGCACGATATCGGGACGTTCGTATTAGTGCCGCGCGTCGTCGATTCCGTATCGATTCCTGTCATCGCTTCAGGGGGGATCGGAGATGGGCGCGGTTTGATGGCTGCGCTTGCGCTTGGAGCAGAAGGAATTGAAATGGGCACGCGCTTTATTGCGACAAAAGAATGCATTCATGCCCATCCCGTGTATAAACAAATGCTTGTGGAACGCACAGAAAGCGATACCGTCGTCATTAAACGTACGCTCGGTGCGCCTGCGCGCGCTTTGTTAAACGAATGGACGGAAAAAATTTTACAGTTTGAACAAGAAGGAAAAGGATACGAACAGTTAAAAGAGTACATTAGTGGAAAGGCGAACAAACGATTCATTTACGATGGCTGCACGGAAGAAGGATTTGCATGGGCGGGGCAAGTGATCGGACTCATTCGCAACGTGCCGACAGTGAGTGAACTTTTTGCGCGCATGATTCAAGAAGCGGAACAAATTCGCACCCGTTGGGCAAACTAAAACAGACAGCAAAAAAGAAAGGTGAACATCATGAAATACGCATACCCGATTGATTACAGTTGGTCAACAGAAGAAATGATTGACGTCATTAAGTTTTACGAAGGCATTGAACAAGCATACGAACGAGGCATTGAGCGAGAGCAACTGATGAAATTATATCGCCGCTTTAAAGAAATTGTCCCAAGCAAAGCGGAAGAGCGAAAACTATGCGATGAATTTGAAAAAGTAAGCGGCTATTCATCGTACCAAACGATGAAAAAAGGAAAAGAGTTGTCCGCCGGAGATATTGTGAAAATGTAAAGTTGCATATCCCCTTTCCGTTACATAGTATATAAAAAAGAAAATTTTCAGAAAAAAGAATGTTTCAAACGGAAGGGGTGCACAATATGAAAAAAACAGCTGATGCATTTAAAAAAATGGACGGAGAACGACGAAAAAAAGTATTAAAGCTTGAAGTTGACTATGAGCTAGCCACCCTTTATGAAGCGATGTTAGAAAATAACGAAGCGAAAAAAAACGAATGTAAACGAAAACTAGAAAGACTGCGCCAAGAATTGATTCGTCTGTCGAACTGAAAGGCGGCAAGCGCCGCCTTTTCTACATAAGTATATGCAGGAGGTCTTGTATGTGGAACGAAATTGATCAACATATGCAGCATTGGATTCGGGAAGCAGGGGAGCGCATCCGCGATGCGTTTCAAACGAAACTAAAAATCGAAACGAAATCAAGTCCGTCCGACTTAGTGACAAACGTCGATCGGGAAATTGAGCAATTTTTTATTGAACGCATTCGCCAAACGTATCCGACGCATCGCATTTTAGGAGAAGAAGGATTCGGTGATACGCTTGAAGCGCTAGACGGCATCGTTTGGATCATCGACCCGATTGACGGAACGATGAATTTCGTTCATCAACAGCGTCATTTTGCGATTTCTGTCGGGGTGTTTCAAGATGGTGTCGGCATGCTTGGCTACATTTACGACGTGGCTTTTGATGAGCTGTATTATGCCGAAAAAGGAAAAGGAGCGTTTGTAAACGGCACGCCGCTTCCACCGCTTGAAAAAACGTCGCTTGACCGTGCGATCATTTCATTAAACGCGACGTGGGTGACGGAAAATCGTCGCATCGACCCGAACGTCCTTGCCCCGCTTGTGAAAAAAGCGCGCGGCACGCGTTCATACGGCTCCGCTGCGTTAGAAATGGCATATATCGCTTCAGGGAAACTCGATGCGTACATCACGCTTCGTTTGTCGCCGTGGGATATTGCTGGCGGGATGGTGATCGTGCAAGAAGTGGGTGGGATCGTGACAAACTTGTACGGGGAGCCGCTCAATATGATTGAGAAAAGCTCCGTATTCGTCTCGAAGCCGGGGTTACATGAAGAAGTGCTTGCGATCATTCAGCGCTAACGAATCGTTAGCGCATTTTTTTCTTTCTTTTCAATGAAAATCCGACGCCCATGACGGCAAATAAAGCAACGATGGACGCGACGATCGCTGGCACATGTCGGTAAGCAATCGCAATGCCGATGCTAATCATCGCCGCCGTGGCAAGTAGTGCAATCATAAAAAAAAGCGGTTGAAATTTGTTCATTTTCTTCCTCCTCATCCTCTTTCCTTTTAGGTTACAACAAAACATTCCGCTTTTCTACTATGTTTATGCTATAATAGACGCGCAATGTTGAAAAATAGGAGTTGACATAAGTGAGAAACGATATTCGTAACATCGCGATTATTGCGCACGTTGACCACGGAAAAACGACGTTAGTCGACCAATTGCTTCGCCAATCTGGAACGTTTCGGGCGAACGAACAAGTGGAAGAACGCGCGCTTGATCGCAACGATTTAGAACGTGAACGAGGCATTACCATTTTAGCAAAAAATACAGCCATTCAATACAAAGGCACGCGCATTAACATTTTAGATACGCCGGGCCACGCTGATTTTGGTGGGGAAGTGGAGCGCATTATGCGGCTTGTCGATGGCGTATTGCTCGTCGTCGATGCATATGAAGGATGCATGCCGCAAACGCGCTTCGTCTTGAAAAAAGCGCTCGAACAACATTTAACGCCAATTGTCGTCGTCAACAAAATCGACCGTGAGTTTG from Anoxybacillus gonensis includes these protein-coding regions:
- a CDS encoding aminotransferase class I/II-fold pyridoxal phosphate-dependent enzyme, with translation MSQYETPLFTGLLEHIKKNPIQFHIPGHKKGAGMDEQFRSFIGENALAMDLINIGPLDDLHQPKGMIKRAQQLAAEAFGADYTFFSVQGTSGAIMTMVMSVAGPGDKIIVPRNVHKSVMSAIVFSGATPIFVHPEIDKELGISHGITPEAVEAALKQHPDAKGVLVINPTYFGIAGDLKRIVDIAHAYNVPVLVDEAHGVHIHFHEDLPLSAMQAGADMSATSVHKLGGSMTQSSILNVKEGLVSPKRVQAILSMLTTTSTSYLLLASLDVARKRLATEGHELAEQAIRLANETRKQINDIDYLYCVGKEIIGAKATFDYDPTKLIISVKELGLTGYEVEKWLREHYNIEVELSDLYNILCIITPGDTERETSVLVEALRRLSNEFRHQAKVGKKPKVLLPDIPVLALTPRDAFYSETEVVPFDESAGRIIAEFVMVYPPGIPIFIPGEIITEENLNYIRKNIEVGLPVQGPEDDTLQTLRVIKEHQK
- a CDS encoding ABC transporter permease; its protein translation is MLRNQLVVELKRALTKKNILLWLSIIIFLPVSRFYMISKGYQFFEPVEVFQETISGIIPLLFPAIVIIVYLPSFLQEKRNKFIPYTRPRIPLHIYVTSKGFVNAFFTGLVTFLLVFIPFVFIVYVEKHLGIIHYSSPAENVRIPAVTFSQLLRYGDFAYGFIYSLWVAINGVVYSTIAFILLLNVSNPFIALSAPFLFYHILNFVTGLFHVAMFSPLSTIFPFNIEEQPLWTVFVPFSFLIAFLVFTFLLTLKNDEEEWMI
- a CDS encoding ABC transporter ATP-binding protein translates to MDIISLKNVSKSYKGLTLFQHVNLNVEKGKIYGIVGPNGSGKSVLFKMICGFVFPDEGTIIVNGVEIGRSKRFPENIGIIIDRPGYIPNKTGFQNLKELAMIRGKISDNKIFETMEMVGLQPTAKQKVKHYSLGMKQKLAIAQAIMEDQQILILDEPFNALDAESVNNIRRLLLAFKNEGRTILLTSHNQEDIDILCDYVFRINNYKLEPIVSVKS
- a CDS encoding NAD(P)H-dependent flavin oxidoreductase, with amino-acid sequence MNWNTRVTELLGIRYPIIQGGLAYLAYADLAAAVSNAGGLGQITAMSLETPDELREEIKKVREKTDKPFGVNFAIGQHGRPFAHMLDVAIEEKVPVISMTGGNPAPIFEQLKGVSVKKLVLVAAVRQAVKAEELGADAVMVVGQEGGGHLGKHDIGTFVLVPRVVDSVSIPVIASGGIGDGRGLMAALALGAEGIEMGTRFIATKECIHAHPVYKQMLVERTESDTVVIKRTLGAPARALLNEWTEKILQFEQEGKGYEQLKEYISGKANKRFIYDGCTEEGFAWAGQVIGLIRNVPTVSELFARMIQEAEQIRTRWAN
- a CDS encoding UPF0223 family protein produces the protein MKYAYPIDYSWSTEEMIDVIKFYEGIEQAYERGIEREQLMKLYRRFKEIVPSKAEERKLCDEFEKVSGYSSYQTMKKGKELSAGDIVKM
- a CDS encoding inositol monophosphatase family protein; the encoded protein is MWNEIDQHMQHWIREAGERIRDAFQTKLKIETKSSPSDLVTNVDREIEQFFIERIRQTYPTHRILGEEGFGDTLEALDGIVWIIDPIDGTMNFVHQQRHFAISVGVFQDGVGMLGYIYDVAFDELYYAEKGKGAFVNGTPLPPLEKTSLDRAIISLNATWVTENRRIDPNVLAPLVKKARGTRSYGSAALEMAYIASGKLDAYITLRLSPWDIAGGMVIVQEVGGIVTNLYGEPLNMIEKSSVFVSKPGLHEEVLAIIQR
- a CDS encoding DUF5325 family protein translates to MNKFQPLFFMIALLATAAMISIGIAIAYRHVPAIVASIVALFAVMGVGFSLKRKKKMR